GCTGGTCCTGGTGGCGAACCCGGACCCGGTGCAGCCCGGCATGGTCGGGATGCTCGCCGCGGGCGGCGCGCTGGACCAGATCGGGCGGCGGCACAGCCGGCTCTGGGGCGGCCCGTCGTCCGCCGCCGCCGCGATCGGGCCGCGCGGGAACGCGGCGGCCGCCGTGGCGAAGCTGCGCGGCAGCACGTTCGGCCGGATCGGCGGGCGGCCGATGGGGATGAACACCGCCGTCGCCAACACCGACCAGTGGCAGCGGCAGTTCGGCGTCGACGTCGAGGAGATCGACCAGTGGGAGGTCGTCCGGCGCGCCGAAGCGGCCGACCCGGCGGAGAAGCGGACGGCGCGGGAGTGGCTGGAGCGGCACGCGACTGTGCGCTACGACGGCGTCAAGCTGACCCCCGATCTGCTGGAGCGGCAGATCGGGGCGTACCTCGCGATGCGGTCGCTCATCGACGAATGGCACCTGGACTTCACCGGCGTCAAGGGCCAGCCCGAGCTGACCCAGCACTTCGCGACGATGGACGTCGCCGAGGCGTTCCTCAACGACCCGTACGACTGGAACGGGCCGAAGGAAACCCACGTCTGCGCCACCGAGGCCGACATGGACGGCGCGCTCACCATGCAGCTGATGAAGCACCTGTCGGGCACGCCGGTGCTGTTCGCGGACGTCCGCCACTACCACGCCGAGCGGGACATCTGGGA
This window of the Amycolatopsis balhimycina FH 1894 genome carries:
- a CDS encoding L-fucose/L-arabinose isomerase family protein; translated protein: MARIGLISLSDGRDYVHSGIVGFVRGTEDRLAAALAEAGHEVVRASAPVSASTVATSVAREIEAAGVDLTVLHYCVWAFPHFTMLAAGALSGPLVLVANPDPVQPGMVGMLAAGGALDQIGRRHSRLWGGPSSAAAAIGPRGNAAAAVAKLRGSTFGRIGGRPMGMNTAVANTDQWQRQFGVDVEEIDQWEVVRRAEAADPAEKRTAREWLERHATVRYDGVKLTPDLLERQIGAYLAMRSLIDEWHLDFTGVKGQPELTQHFATMDVAEAFLNDPYDWNGPKETHVCATEADMDGALTMQLMKHLSGTPVLFADVRHYHAERDIWDLCNSGQHATWFAARSDDPAENLARVTLHPEVFFFPAGGASVHHIAAPGRMTLARLTRLDGAYRLQLMLGEFENYDDATTAALEAQSTPEWPHAFARLDVPAETFLARFGANHIHAVPGDRRPELREVCELLGITLDEFTRG